The following are from one region of the Numenius arquata chromosome 23, bNumArq3.hap1.1, whole genome shotgun sequence genome:
- the LOC141474625 gene encoding feather keratin Cos2-3-like, translating to MSCYNQCQPCRPCGPTPLANSCNEPCVRQCQNSTVVIQPSPVVVALPGPILSSFPQNTVVGSSTSAAVGSILSCDGVPITSGCCDLSGISSCYYGRCPPC from the coding sequence atgtcctgctacaaccaaTGCCAGCCCTGccggccctgtggcccgaccccactggccaacagctgcaacgagccctgtgtcaggcagtgccagaactccactgTTGTCATCCAGCCCTCTCCCGTGGTGGTGGCCCTGCctggacccatcctcagctccttcccacagaacactgtggtgggatcctccacctcagctgctgttggcagcatcctcagctgtgatggagtgcccatcacctctgggtgctgtgacctctctggcatttccagctgctACTATGGCAGGTGCCCCCCCTGCTAA